The Spirosoma sp. SC4-14 DNA window GTTTCGTGACCAGACTGTAACTGATTGCTCAACTCAGGTTGAATAAAGTTCTGGCTGGAAATGGACAAAACCAGAGGAACATCTTTTTTTGAAAACTTAATGGCATTGTGGATGAGGTGATAAAAAAGCTGTTCCAATTGCTGCGGTATAGCCAATAAAGACGGCAACTTGCCAACGTTAACCATTGCGGTCCGGAGTTTAAGCTGCGAACTTAATTGAGCACATACTGAAGCAACAAGGTCATTCAGATCTGTTGCTTCAAACGAAGTAACTTCCTCATTCAGAACGGAAAAGTCGGATAGGTCCTTAATCATTAGCGAAAATTTTTCCGCTCCCGCATCAATCTTCAACGCTAACTCTTCGGCTTGGTCTGTGTTGTTTTTCCGGACGGCATCGACCAACATGCCGCTAAAGAGTCGGAGTTTTCGGAGCGGTTCCTGAAGATTGTGGTTTGAAATATGGCGATACTGCCGATTTTCATCAATTGAATGGGTAAGTTGCCGACTTAAATTTTTAACGGCATGATCGCTCTGTTGAAGTAAGTCGATTTGCTGCAAATGAAAAGAAATCAAGTCGGCAAATGCGACGAACATTCCCCTGATTCTGACATTATCGAGCTGTGCCGGTTTAGGGTCAATCGCACAGAGCGTACCAAAAAATTCACCTGTTTTTAAAACAATAGGAAAGGAGATGTAACTCTGAAATCCATACATCAAGGGCGTATGATGGTTGCAGAAAAGGGCGTTTTCCTGAACATGGTCGATAACAACGGGTAGAAGCGAATCCCGAATTTCATTACAAATAGTTGTTTCTATCTTTAGTTCTCCTCCCGGAACGAGCCCAAATTGGATATCATCGCGTACGCTGCAGGTAATCCACTGATTTTCGGTAACTCGGGCCACAGCCGCAAAACCCATGCCCGTTGTCTGACAAATCACGTCGAGCAGTGTTGGAACTATAGAAATTCGACTAACGCGTTCAATGTCGCTGGCCAATTCAGTATCGGTATAATCCATAGGTTTAGGCTGGATTATCAAAGGTACTGATTTGCAGTTTATATACTTATTAAACACCGGGATAAGTTACTGTTTACTTCGTGTTGCAGTAGCTAAGCCCGGTACGATACCGATTGCTGGTACCAGTTCTGTCAATTAATGGTTTTGCTGATTCTGTAGCACAATCAGCGGCAGATGGCTGTTCCAGTTTGGCCTAAAGCCTGCTTCGTTCAGGAAGCCACGCGCATAGTTTCCCAGCACAATATCTACATCGCCATCGTGGTCCCAATCGCGGGCATCCATGCACAACCAGCGACCATAGGTGTGGACGGGAACGGCGTGCGGAAGAAATTGTAACGGCTTCTGCTGTTCGAAATAAATGAACGTTTCGGCCGGATTATTTTTTAAATCGGCAAAAAAAGCAATCGTAGCAATGTCCAGATCGCCGTCTTGGTCGAAATCGGTGGCAATGGCTTTTGTGCAGCCATTGATGGGGTAGAAATAGCGTTGTATGTAACGATTGTTTCCCTGATTCAGGAAAATATAAACGCCGTGAAACGGTTTCAATATCCGCGAATAGTCGCTGTTGTCGCCACATGTATACAGAATATCGAGTCGGCCATCTTTATTAAAATCGACTAGCTGAAAGCTGGTTGAGCCATATACCGGCGGAAATTTGATCAGGTTACGATCCGTAAAACCACCCTGTCGATTGTTTGTAAAGAGCCAGACCCCCTCGTCGGCGTGGGCAAACAACGCCATAAAATCGAGCCAGCCATCCTGATTGAAATCGCCCGGAATAACCTGCGTAGCACCCGGTATTTCTTTGATCAGTATTGTTTCAAACTGGTGGTCGGGTTGTTGCTTTAGCCAGTATAACCCCCCTTTGTTGTGGCCGAAACCGCACACAAGCCAGTCGGTTAGCCCATCGTGGTTAAAATCGCCCGGTACTGACTGAATGGGTCGTGGAAGTTGGTTAGCTAGTGGAACAGGCGCATTTTTAGGTTGGTTTATGTCCAGTCTTACAACCTGACCGCTTGGCTGATCAACGGCCAGCATAGTGCCGATGCAGGTAATGATGGCTTTATCGGAACCAACCGTTCCATTTGCGAACATCATCTGAACACCGGGCGAAGGCAAGGTTTGCAGGTGGGTAGGTTTCAGAGTCGAACTCCATTGATACAGCCCCGCATCTGTTTCATTGCTGGAATACACGGTGCCTCTGGCCGAATCGAAGGCAACCAGGGTTGTAGTAGCAATGTCGGTTTTATCTTCGGTGGGTTTTAGTAACTTAAAAATCGACCAGTCGGCTGCTAACGGAGCCGGAGGAGCTGCCCTCTTCGGTTTTTCAGGAGCCAGCTTTTCGTAATACTGAACCAACTTGTTCCAGTCGGCTAATGAGATGCTGGCATTCGGTGGTCGGTAATAATGAGTCTTTTGCCATACTTCCAGACCGAGTTTAGGTGCCATAGCTGGCAGAACCCGCTTCGCCCAGGTTTCTTTATCGAGCGCTTCGGGCAACACGGGCAAATGGCAGGTGCCGCAATATTGCTGAGCCAGTTGCTCGCCTTCCGAAGCAGCCGGTAGTTGACTTGTCTCTGACGAGTTACCTCCCAACTGACAGCTAGTGAACAGGATGCTCAGTAGGGCAAGAAGTCCGCCGAATCGAATGAAAAACAAAAGCTTTTGCAAGAGAAATGAAAGGGCGAAAAAGTGAAAGGGCGAAAAAGTGGTCTCAAATACCCTTTTTCGCCCTTTCACTTTTTAATTATATCCTGGATTTTGTGTTAGCGATGACTTGCCATTCGACGTACTCAGGTCAATCTGTCGTTGTGGAATTGGGAAGTAATCGTTCTTGCCAGCCGTGAAATGGCCACCCCGAATATCGGTTGTGATCGTACTTTCGTAGCTAAAGAAATTGTTCAGGGTTGTTTCGGCAGTGCCCCAGCGAACAAGGTCGAAGAAACGATGACCTTCCATGGCTAGTTCCAGCTTCCGCTCGAAATAGATCGCCTTCAATGCACCATCTTTACCCAGGCTGGCAAATTTGCCGGCCGGATAAGGTGAAATGGTATAATTAGCGGCCGTAGTGGTTGTGTAGCCCGCCAGCGGGTCGGCATCGTTCTGGTACTTATAAACAAAATTTACCGGATTAGCTGCACGTGTGCGTACCATATTTACATAGGTCTGTGCCTGTTCCAGATTACCCAGTTGTGCTTCAGCTTCGGCTGCCATAAGCAGCACATCCGCAAAACGAATCAGATTCAGGTTAATGGCCGTACCGGGTGCCCATGAGTGGTTATCGGCGTACTGATCCTGGGTTGCCTGCATATAAATGTTCTTCTTGGGCGAATAGGGGCCAGCATAGGTTTGGCCTGGGCTCCGAATCCAGTCGGCACCGGGGTGGTTGCCCCAGTCCAGATAGGGAATACCCCGGCGGCCAATTGTCCAGTCGATACGTGGATCGAGGTTGCCTGCATCGGGTGTAAATGGCTGCGTCGACGAAACACCCTGGTCGTTTTTAACGGGGTGGCTATTGTAGTCATCCAGATAAGGCAGACCAGTAGCATCGGTACGGTAGGAGTTGGCCAGATCCTGCGAAGGCTGGAAGAAACCGCAGCACCGGAAGGGGCTGTTGCCATAAGGGAAATTCAGCATATCGCCCTGGTTGGCATTGGCAATTGTTCCCGTACCGTCGTTAGCTACCATCTGGATCACAAATACCGATTCGGAATTGTTTTCGGTAGCCGCGTCGAAATTGTCATGAAATTTGCTCACCAGCGCATATTTCAACCCGTTGCTGGTAACTCCCTGGCTAATGATCTGGTCGAACAGGGCTTTTGCTTCCGTGTATTTGTGCTCATACAGATAGGTTTTGGCCAGATAAGAAGCCGCAGCCCATTTGTTGGCCCGCCCTACGTCTGACTGACTTGTTGGCAGATTATCCATTGCGTATTGGAAATCGGCTTCAATTTTAGGCCAGATATCGTCGGCATTCGGTTGCGCGTTGGCAACCGAGGTTTCGATGGTTTCGTCGATCCAGGGCACTTTGTTCCACATTTTCTTCAACTCAAAGTAGTAATGAGCGCGTAGGAAACGGGCCTGAGCTGCGAAATTAGCACGTTCGGCATCGGTAACATCGGTTGCCTGTGCCAATACCCGTAGTGTAGAGTTTGTACGGTTTACGCCTTCATAAACAGTGCGCCATTTTCCGTTAAAGAAACCATTGCTGGCATCGGCCGTAAATTTGGCAATAGCATCGATGGCGGGTTGGTCACTACCATCGCTGCCTTTGTGGGCTTCTCCGCCAGCTATACTGCCGTAGGTCCAGTTGCTGGGCGAAGCTTGCCAGGCATCCGAACCACTGAGGTTTAGAGCCGAACCATTATTGTACTGTCCATCCAAAGCGGCATAGGCTCCAGTCAATAAGGCATCAATGCCACTTTTGTTGGCCAGCACCTGATCGCTCAATGCGCCCTGAGCTGGAATTTCAAGACTACTCTGACAAGCATCAAACGTCAATCCGACGGCCGTAACTGCCAGAATCGCTATATATTGTGGTATTTTCATGGTATATCGGGTTAATAAAAATTAGAACGTCACATTCAAACCGAACAGGAACTGGCGCTGGTTTGGATAAACCCCTTCGTCGATACCAAATGAGGTAGTATTCGAGAACGACTGGTTTAAACTGCCACCCGAGCTGTTGTTGGTATTGGCTGTTGTGCCAATTTCAGGATCAAGGCCAGAGTATTTAGTGATTGTGAACAGGTTAGCTGACTGAACGTATACGCGTAGCCGCTCGATACCTAGCTTCTTCAGCGTATTGGCTGGCAGCGTATAGCCCAGTTGCGCATTTTTTGCCCGCAGGTATGATCCGTTCTCTACGAAATACGAGTTCGGTACGTTGGCCGAGCTAAACGATCCAACTGTTTCCTGAATTGGCGCTTTGGCGTTGTGATTGTCGGGAGTCCATGAGTCATACAAAGCTGTCTTGCTCTTGGCACCCTGGAAGTTGGCGTTAAAATCGGTCCACCACCGCACGTTGTTCCAGATGTCGTTACCCTGCGTGCCGTAGAAGAAAATTGAGAAATCGAACTGTTTGTAGTTCGCCCCCAGGTTCAGACCGTAGCTGAATTTTGGGTTCGGATTACCCAGGAAAGTGCGGTCGGCTTCGGTAATCTGACCATCGCCATTGAGGTCGGCATAGCGGAAACGACCAACGGCCACATCACTTTGGTAAACAGCACCGGCATTGCCCGTCGACTGCTGAGCCTGTGCATTGGCGGTATTAATTTCTTCCTGCGAATTCCAGAAACCAGCCACTTTGTAGCCATAGAACTGACCAATGGAGTGGCCCACCGCATTACGAACAATGTAGCTACCGTTGAACCGGCGACCTTCCTGATCGAAGTAATCGATACCGTCGGCCAGCGAAACAATTTTGTTGTTATAGGTCGTAAAGGTCAGCGTGGCGTTCAGTTTCAGGTCGCTCGAAATATTAAAGCTACTGGAAGCCGCCAGATCAAGCCCCTGGTTGCGCATATGCGCTACGTTTACTGCCGGAGCCGTTCCTAAACCGGCTGTTCCGGCTAGTTCGAGTGTATAGAGCAAGTCGCGAACTTCTTTGCGGTAGTAATCGACGGTGAGGTCGAGTTTGCCTTTCCAAAGGCTGGCATCAAAGCCAATATTGGCATTGATGTTCTTTTCCCATTTGGCGTCGGGGTTACCGATGCGGGTCCGTTGGAAACCTAGGGTATTGGATGAATTTGAGCCTGTGATGGCGTAATACGACGAAGTGCGGTCGCCACCATAGGTGGTATAAGCGTTGGCCGGATCTACGTTCAACTGGTTACCCATAATGCCATACCCCCCGCGAATTTTCAGATCATTTAGCCAGGTTAGCCCACTCATGAAGTTTTCCTGCGAAATCCGCCAACCTGCGCTCACCGCCGGAAACCAACCATACTGATAGTTAAGGAAGCGAGATGAACCGTCGCGACGAATGGTTGCGCCTAAGAGGTATTTATCCTTTAAGCTATAATCGACCCGTCCGATTAATGAGAACAGGGCGTCGGCATATCGGTTGCTGTAGTTGGTGGGTGTTGCGGAGCCTGTCGACAGGTTGGTATAGTTCGGATCGAAGGAAAAATAACCCTGTGTCGTACCGCCTACGTTGCGGCCATTGTTCTGATAGGCTTCCGTACCTACCAACACCTTCAGATCGTGCGTGTTGTTGAAGTTGTGCTGATACTGAACGGTGTTGGTCCAGGTCCAGTTATAGCCACTATACGTATTTTCGGTATAGGAGTTGGTTGTTGTATTTTCCTGATTCTCGTAGGTTGGGTAGGTGAACGAATGGAAATTGCCCATAAACAATTCACCCCCAAAGCTGGTCCGGGCCGTAAAGTCTTTCAGGAAGTCGACCTCTGCATACATATTACCGAACAGCCGATTGCTTAGGCCACGGTTATTGGCAGTGCGTTGCTGAACGGCCACGGGGTTGTTTGAGTTGCCAAGGCCCTGGCCATAGCCACCAGCGTAGTTGCCCATGATGTCGTAGACCGGAATGATAGGCTGCTCGCGAAAGGCATAGCCAATAGCGCTACCTTCCTGTAGGGCATTAATACGTGGGTTATCCGTTACCGAGAATGCCAGGTTTTCGCCAACGCGAATGTTTTCACGAATGTTGTACTGGCTGTTCGAACGGATGGTATAGCGTTTCAGATACGTGTTGATCAGCGTACCCTGTTGATTGAAGTAATTGAACGAGAAAAGGTAATTTCCCTGCGGACCACCACCACTAACCGACAGGTTGTGGCTGGTAATAGGTGCTGGTTTGAAAATTTCGTGGAACCAGTCGGTGCCCGCTTTATTTGCACGGGTGATCCGATAGAACGAGTTATACTGGTCGGCGCTGGTGTAGTTTGGATTTACATTATAAAGCGACGGATCTACTGATGGGTCGCCTTCTTTAGCACCTTGCGGAGCAATATAATCGGGCAGAACAGGCGTGGTGCCGCTTCCATAGAGCGGATCGTTGATGGCTACACCCGGATTTGAATTTCGAAGGGCGTTGAACTTCAACTGAGCCGTTTCCTGCGGGTTGAGCAGATCCCAGGGGTTGCCGCCTTTCGGGAATTGGACGCCATAATAGGCATCGTACTGCACTTTAACTTTACCCGTTCCGCGCTTGGTTGTAATGATGATAACACCATTGGCAGCACGAGAACCGTAAATGGAGGCCGAACCGGCATCTTTCAGTACCTGCATCGACGCCACGTCGTTCGGGTTAATGTCGTTGATATTCTGCGTGGGTACACCATCGACAACGTACAGTGGCTGGTTGTTGCCAAACGTGTTCAGCCCCCGGATACGAACCTGCGGTGCTTCGCCTGGTTGTCCTGAACCCAACACCGTAACCCCCGAAGCCCGTCCCTGCAACTGGTTCGTGATTTGAGCCGTAGGTTGCTGTTGCATCTCTGCTACATTAACAACAGCCACGGCACCGGTCAGGTCTTTTTTGCGCTGCGTTCCGTAACCAACGACAACTACCTCGCTGAGTGATTTAACATCGGGAGCCAGTTGAATGTCGGGTAGCGTTGTGCGGTTATTGATGGCTACTTCCTGGGTTGTATAGCTGATGGACGATACAACCAGCGTACCATTACCATCGGGTACATTCAACGAAAACTTTCCGTCGATATCAGTAGCTGTACCGATGTTGTTTGAGCCTTTCAGTAATACAGTAGCGCCTGGCAATCCGTCACCTTTTTCATCGAGAACCCGGCCGGTGACCGTAATGGGCGGAACGGGTTTTTCGGCGTTTGGGCGCGCATCAGGCAGGTTTTGTAGTGTAACGCGTTTCAGAATAATGGTTTTCCCGCCTACTTCGTAGCTGATCGATGCCGGTTCCAGGAGCTGGTCAAGTATGGTCGAGAGCTTTTCGTTCGTAAAATTTACGGCCCCGATTCGTTGCTGGCTGAAAATTCGGGGATTGTACATAAACTTTACATCGGCCTCTTTGCCGATGCGATTGATTGCCTGTTCAATGGTCAGATTCGACAGTTGAAGACTCAATCGACGATTAAGTAATTCCTGACCGTATGTGTTATGCGCCTGTGCTATCGTAGCAAATGCCGTTACTACGAAAAACAGGTAGAAACTGATTCGCATAATTTTGAGCAGCCTTTGCTGCATTTGTATTCGAATTGTCATACTTTTGGATTGGTTGTCGGTTTAAATCGGCAATAAAATTCCCTTACCCTGCCAGGCAGGTGCTTTTTTCGAAGAGAGCTATGAGGGGAATGACTCCAGAGTCAGTGATGTTGCAGCATTGCTGACTCTTTTTTTGTGTGTACCATTAGGTGTTTTTAGGGCATAGGCTAGTCGATTGGGTTAAGTATTTTTATTGGCATCCATTGCTGGTAATCAAAATTTTGCCATCCATTTGCTCATATTGAGCATCCAGTGTCCGGCAAATCATATTTAGTTTTTCAAACAGCGGTTCGTCGTCCAGCGAAGCGGTCAGGTAGCAGTTTTTCATCACATCGGCGTCAAACACAATTTCAACTCCGTACGCTTTTTCCAGCGAGGCAAACACCTGCGTAATAGAGGTTCCGTTAAATTCAAACATCGACCGCTGGATGGGCATATCCAATAACGTGGGCGACTCTACGAGCGAACGAAACAACCGACCTTCGTCGCCATTGAAATGTACCCGTTGGTTGGGTTTTAATACCAGACCCAACAGCTGGGGCGATTCCTGCTTTTCGACCCGCTCCTTGTCTGTACGGGTAAAGACTGATACCCTGCCGGTTTTTACGGTTACATCAACTGCCTTATGTTCGTAGGCACGAACCGTAAAGCTCGTTCCCAGCACTTTCGTGATCAGATTGTCGGCGTAAACAAAAAACGGTTTATGCGGATTTTTGGCTACTTCAAAAAAGGCTTCACCAACCAGATAGACTTCGCGCTTGCTGTTTCTGGTAAAGTCTTTCGGGTAACTGATCCGGCTGTTGGGTTGCAGAAGCACCGAACTGCCATCGGCCAGCAGAACCAGATGGGTTTTGCTGCCTGTATTCACTACTTCCTTCATTGGAAGTGGAGCGTCTGCAACCAGTTTCTGATAAACAGCCGTTGGTTTATCCTCATTTGGCATCCAGAAAAGCCATGCCGAAACAAACAGCAATACTGAAGCAGCCGCAACCCACGCCATTCGCTGATACGACCCAAAAGGTACCGAACGGGGCAACGCCGGTTCTGTATCGCGCATAATCTGGCGGATGTGTTGCTGCATCAACTCAGGCGCTGGTGCAAACGTATCATCCTGAATGGCTAGTAATGTTTCTCTGGCCTGAATCATAAGAAAGGCTTTGTCTGGAAACATTATCGGAAACTGCTCCCACCACTCGGTTACCGACGCTGATGCTTTTTCAAACACCCACGCTCGGAATGATTCGTCTTCCAGGAAATCATATAGCTCAAAATGATCAAATGATTTCATAGAAAAGGTCTATTTTTTTGCTACTATACTGATATAATTAGCTAGCCAGCGTTTGATACCCTGTATTTCGTATTTTTTTTAGGCAGTGTTTGAAAAACTACCAATGCTCCCGCAGGAAGTTGAGAGCTTTATGAAGATGATTGGATACCGACTGACGATTGATGTTCATCACCAGAGCAATGTTTTCAATGTCGAGTTCTTCGAAATAGCGCAGGTGAAGCGCTTCCTGCTGGCGCTGGGGCAACAGATCAATCAGGGTCTTAATTTTTCGGGCCGAGAGCTGCTCGGTTTCAATGTAAAGAAAAAAATCTTCGAAATTTTGTTCAGGAGCAATCTCAATGGCTTCATTTTCGTCGACCCAACCCCGGCGTTGTGTTCGCTGAAGCTCCAGCAGAATTTTATGCCGAAACGATTTGAGAAGGTACTTTTTGATACTATCTGTTGCACTAACATGCTGCCGTCGTTCCCAGAGATAGACAAACATATCGTGCAGGCAATCCTGAATCAGGCCCGTATCTTTACTGTAGCGGGTTCCGAAGCGGAACAATGATGCATAGTGTAAGGAGATGATTTGCTCGAATGCTACTCGGTCACCATTTTTGAATCGCTCCCAGAGCAATTCATCAGAAGAAAAATTAGTAGCGAATAATTCATTCATGGTGCGTTGAGCAAATAAACCCCAAAACAAAGCTTTTTTTGGATTTAGTTAGTCAATAAACGCTCAGAAAGACGAAATATTAACATTTTCTTGCGTGTTTTGATGAAAGAAGAATCGGTTAGGTTAAGAATAGTGTAGGGTAGTTTACAAATAAACGGTGTTTGAGTTCGGCTACTACACTCGCTGAAATAGCTTGAAACGACACCCATTCGAACAGGAATTTTTTTACACGATAACGCCTATTTGAGCATGGACGAATTTATGCAGGAGGCTATCCGCCAGGCCCGTAAGAGTTTAGATGAAGGCGGTATTCCAATTGGATCGGTGCTAATTAAAGAGGGAAAGCTGGTTGCAGCCGGGCATAACAAGCGGGTGCAGGAAGATAACCCTATTTTGCATGGCGAGATGGATTGCCTGAACAATGCGGGTCGGGTGGGCTCTTTCAAAAACACCGTTATTTATTCGACACTAATGCCGTGTTATATGTGCGCGGGCACCATCGTGCAGTTTAAGATCCCCAAAGTAATAGTGGGCGAGTCGCGCACGTTTTCGGGAGCACGCGAATTTATGGAACAGCATGGGGTAGAAGTGATTGACCTTGATTTGCCCGAGTGTGTCGACATGATGGAGCAATTTATCGCCGAAAAACCAACACTCTGGAACGAAGACATTGGCGAGCTATAAGTCTGACTATTAGTCGGTACTATATTTTATTGTGTATACTTTCGCTTTCCTGAATAAGATAGTTACTTTGTCGTCACTAAAGACATCGTAACTTACTTATTCAATGAAACGTATACAATTGGGTGTGCTTCTGGTAGCACTGGGAGTTTTTCTGTCTTCCTATGGGGTGGCGCAGCGCTCTGAATACTGGCGGGAGCGCCCTGGCTCCTGGATGTTGAATGCTGGTTTAGGAACAACCCGTTACCTGGGCGATATGAACGAGCGGGGCGATCTGGCTCATCTGCGATTGGGCGTATCGGCAGCGCTTGCGGTTGCTTATCGTTATTCGAACCGGTTAACTTTTCGGGGCGAAGCCCAGCTATACTACATTCATGGAACCCAGCAGGATACCTATCTGGCCTATAATAACCTGTCGTTCCATAGTATAAATCCTGAGGTTTGGGCAGGCATCCAGTTTGATCTTTGGCACCCCGACGACCCTAATCATATTGTTGTTCCTTATTTAATTGCCGGAGCTGGCTTTACCTATATTACCCCAAAAGCAACCTATCAGGGGCAATCATACAGCCTGGCCCCTTTGCATACGGAGGGTGTTAGTTACAATCGGTTGCCCGTCATTCTGCGCTATGGATTAGGCGTGCCCTTGTTTGCAAATGAGCGATTTAAGTGGAATCTTGAAGGTATATATACACATGTGATGAGTGACTATGTCGATGATGTAAGTACGGTGTATCCAGATCGAACCAACATGAGCCCATTGGCGGCAGCACTATCAGACCGGCGGCTGGAGCTAGGTCAAACGCCCAATCAGGCTGGTGCCAAACGTGGGAACAATACCCGAAACGATGGCTATTTTATACTGTCGGGGCGGTTGATCTGGATTATCAGTACAACAAAACAGCAGCACTATCGGCTTATGTTCGGCGGAGTAAGGCCAAAGAAGATCGTATACGGAGATTAGAAAACAGCTTGACTAAATCGACCTCATTAGCAGATAACATTTTGTGGGTGTGCGTCTATTTGCCTTATTTTGGGCAAAACTCAGCGAAAGCTGCCCTGATCAAATGAGTCCTGCTGTTTTTATTGATGCCCTTAAAAACGAACTTCAACGTACTAAATACGGTCAATACCCTCCCGAACTTTACGATCCAATCCAGTATATTATGAATCTGGGTGGTAAGCGGCTGCGTCCAGTATTGACGCTCATGGCCGCTTATCTTTTTACCGACAACTGGGAAAAAGCCATTCGACCGGCGCTGGCAGTAGAGGTTTTCCACAACTTTACACTCATGCACGACGACATTATGGACCAGGCTCCCCTGCGCCGGGGCCAGCCAACGGTGCATGAGAAATGGAATCATAATATTGCCATTCTGTCGGGCGATGTGATGCTGGTTAAAGCCCATGAGTTCTTGCTCGAAGTTGAGGTCCATAAGCTAAAAGCTGCAATGTCGCGTTTTACCCGAACAGCGGCCGAAGTGTGCGAAGGGCAACAGATGGACATGAATTTTGAAACGCGCTGGGACGTAACCGAACTTGAATACATCGACATGATCCGGCTGAAAACATCGGTTCTGCTCGGTTATGCGCTTGAGTTGGGTGGACTGATTGGGGGCGCCGATGAACAAACAACGGCTCATTTGTATGAAGCCGGCGTAAATATTGGCATTGGCTTTCAACTAAAAGATGATTTGCTCGATGTTTATGGCGATCCGGCTAAGTTTGGCAAACAGGTAGGTGGCGATATTATTGCCAATAAAAAAACGTTTCTACTTATCGAAGCGCTCGAACAGGCAACGGGCTCCACAAAAGCTGAACTTACCGATTGGTTAACGCAAGTCGACTTCGATAAAGCAGAAAAAGTACGCGCTGTTAC harbors:
- a CDS encoding ATP-binding protein, producing the protein MDYTDTELASDIERVSRISIVPTLLDVICQTTGMGFAAVARVTENQWITCSVRDDIQFGLVPGGELKIETTICNEIRDSLLPVVIDHVQENALFCNHHTPLMYGFQSYISFPIVLKTGEFFGTLCAIDPKPAQLDNVRIRGMFVAFADLISFHLQQIDLLQQSDHAVKNLSRQLTHSIDENRQYRHISNHNLQEPLRKLRLFSGMLVDAVRKNNTDQAEELALKIDAGAEKFSLMIKDLSDFSVLNEEVTSFEATDLNDLVASVCAQLSSQLKLRTAMVNVGKLPSLLAIPQQLEQLFYHLIHNAIKFSKKDVPLVLSISSQNFIQPELSNQLQSGHETRYIAIQIADNGVGIEKSQLEKIFDLFSQLPHNKIREGEGFGLAYCRKIIRNHMGLIKIQSEVGQGTTVTLILPVS
- a CDS encoding VCBS repeat-containing protein — its product is MQKLLFFIRFGGLLALLSILFTSCQLGGNSSETSQLPAASEGEQLAQQYCGTCHLPVLPEALDKETWAKRVLPAMAPKLGLEVWQKTHYYRPPNASISLADWNKLVQYYEKLAPEKPKRAAPPAPLAADWSIFKLLKPTEDKTDIATTTLVAFDSARGTVYSSNETDAGLYQWSSTLKPTHLQTLPSPGVQMMFANGTVGSDKAIITCIGTMLAVDQPSGQVVRLDINQPKNAPVPLANQLPRPIQSVPGDFNHDGLTDWLVCGFGHNKGGLYWLKQQPDHQFETILIKEIPGATQVIPGDFNQDGWLDFMALFAHADEGVWLFTNNRQGGFTDRNLIKFPPVYGSTSFQLVDFNKDGRLDILYTCGDNSDYSRILKPFHGVYIFLNQGNNRYIQRYFYPINGCTKAIATDFDQDGDLDIATIAFFADLKNNPAETFIYFEQQKPLQFLPHAVPVHTYGRWLCMDARDWDHDGDVDIVLGNYARGFLNEAGFRPNWNSHLPLIVLQNQQNH
- a CDS encoding RagB/SusD family nutrient uptake outer membrane protein; the encoded protein is MKIPQYIAILAVTAVGLTFDACQSSLEIPAQGALSDQVLANKSGIDALLTGAYAALDGQYNNGSALNLSGSDAWQASPSNWTYGSIAGGEAHKGSDGSDQPAIDAIAKFTADASNGFFNGKWRTVYEGVNRTNSTLRVLAQATDVTDAERANFAAQARFLRAHYYFELKKMWNKVPWIDETIETSVANAQPNADDIWPKIEADFQYAMDNLPTSQSDVGRANKWAAASYLAKTYLYEHKYTEAKALFDQIISQGVTSNGLKYALVSKFHDNFDAATENNSESVFVIQMVANDGTGTIANANQGDMLNFPYGNSPFRCCGFFQPSQDLANSYRTDATGLPYLDDYNSHPVKNDQGVSSTQPFTPDAGNLDPRIDWTIGRRGIPYLDWGNHPGADWIRSPGQTYAGPYSPKKNIYMQATQDQYADNHSWAPGTAINLNLIRFADVLLMAAEAEAQLGNLEQAQTYVNMVRTRAANPVNFVYKYQNDADPLAGYTTTTAANYTISPYPAGKFASLGKDGALKAIYFERKLELAMEGHRFFDLVRWGTAETTLNNFFSYESTITTDIRGGHFTAGKNDYFPIPQRQIDLSTSNGKSSLTQNPGYN
- a CDS encoding TonB-dependent receptor — protein: MTIRIQMQQRLLKIMRISFYLFFVVTAFATIAQAHNTYGQELLNRRLSLQLSNLTIEQAINRIGKEADVKFMYNPRIFSQQRIGAVNFTNEKLSTILDQLLEPASISYEVGGKTIILKRVTLQNLPDARPNAEKPVPPITVTGRVLDEKGDGLPGATVLLKGSNNIGTATDIDGKFSLNVPDGNGTLVVSSISYTTQEVAINNRTTLPDIQLAPDVKSLSEVVVVGYGTQRKKDLTGAVAVVNVAEMQQQPTAQITNQLQGRASGVTVLGSGQPGEAPQVRIRGLNTFGNNQPLYVVDGVPTQNINDINPNDVASMQVLKDAGSASIYGSRAANGVIIITTKRGTGKVKVQYDAYYGVQFPKGGNPWDLLNPQETAQLKFNALRNSNPGVAINDPLYGSGTTPVLPDYIAPQGAKEGDPSVDPSLYNVNPNYTSADQYNSFYRITRANKAGTDWFHEIFKPAPITSHNLSVSGGGPQGNYLFSFNYFNQQGTLINTYLKRYTIRSNSQYNIRENIRVGENLAFSVTDNPRINALQEGSAIGYAFREQPIIPVYDIMGNYAGGYGQGLGNSNNPVAVQQRTANNRGLSNRLFGNMYAEVDFLKDFTARTSFGGELFMGNFHSFTYPTYENQENTTTNSYTENTYSGYNWTWTNTVQYQHNFNNTHDLKVLVGTEAYQNNGRNVGGTTQGYFSFDPNYTNLSTGSATPTNYSNRYADALFSLIGRVDYSLKDKYLLGATIRRDGSSRFLNYQYGWFPAVSAGWRISQENFMSGLTWLNDLKIRGGYGIMGNQLNVDPANAYTTYGGDRTSSYYAITGSNSSNTLGFQRTRIGNPDAKWEKNINANIGFDASLWKGKLDLTVDYYRKEVRDLLYTLELAGTAGLGTAPAVNVAHMRNQGLDLAASSSFNISSDLKLNATLTFTTYNNKIVSLADGIDYFDQEGRRFNGSYIVRNAVGHSIGQFYGYKVAGFWNSQEEINTANAQAQQSTGNAGAVYQSDVAVGRFRYADLNGDGQITEADRTFLGNPNPKFSYGLNLGANYKQFDFSIFFYGTQGNDIWNNVRWWTDFNANFQGAKSKTALYDSWTPDNHNAKAPIQETVGSFSSANVPNSYFVENGSYLRAKNAQLGYTLPANTLKKLGIERLRVYVQSANLFTITKYSGLDPEIGTTANTNNSSGGSLNQSFSNTTSFGIDEGVYPNQRQFLFGLNVTF
- a CDS encoding FecR domain-containing protein, translated to MKSFDHFELYDFLEDESFRAWVFEKASASVTEWWEQFPIMFPDKAFLMIQARETLLAIQDDTFAPAPELMQQHIRQIMRDTEPALPRSVPFGSYQRMAWVAAASVLLFVSAWLFWMPNEDKPTAVYQKLVADAPLPMKEVVNTGSKTHLVLLADGSSVLLQPNSRISYPKDFTRNSKREVYLVGEAFFEVAKNPHKPFFVYADNLITKVLGTSFTVRAYEHKAVDVTVKTGRVSVFTRTDKERVEKQESPQLLGLVLKPNQRVHFNGDEGRLFRSLVESPTLLDMPIQRSMFEFNGTSITQVFASLEKAYGVEIVFDADVMKNCYLTASLDDEPLFEKLNMICRTLDAQYEQMDGKILITSNGCQ